In a genomic window of Methanogenium sp. S4BF:
- the ilvE gene encoding branched-chain-amino-acid transaminase has protein sequence MLIYLNGEFVPQEDAKVSVFDHGLLYGDGVFEGIRAYNGRVFRLQEHIDRMWDSAKTIDLKIPISKTEMEEIILETLRKNDLKDAYIRPIITRGVGDLGLDPNKCSKPTIIVIATGWGAMYGDLYDKGLTAITCSIRRNPAEALPPNVKSLNYLNNIMAKIEANYKGGDEAIFFDTNGYVAEGSGDNIYVVKNGVIITPQTLNNLRGITRMVLIEAAEEMGITVLEQNLGYFDLYSADEVIVTGSAAEVAPVTKIDGREIGTGKPGPIVKQLMAAFKTKTETEGTPVY, from the coding sequence ATGCTGATTTACCTGAACGGAGAATTTGTTCCGCAAGAGGACGCAAAAGTTTCCGTCTTTGATCATGGCCTCCTGTACGGAGACGGCGTTTTTGAAGGCATCCGTGCCTACAACGGGAGGGTGTTCCGCCTCCAGGAGCACATCGACAGGATGTGGGATTCTGCAAAGACCATCGACCTGAAGATCCCGATCTCAAAAACAGAGATGGAGGAGATCATCCTCGAGACACTCCGGAAAAACGACCTCAAAGATGCCTACATCCGCCCGATCATCACCCGGGGCGTAGGGGACCTTGGGCTGGACCCGAACAAGTGCAGCAAACCGACAATCATCGTGATCGCAACCGGATGGGGTGCGATGTACGGCGACCTCTATGACAAGGGGCTCACCGCCATCACCTGCTCAATCAGAAGGAACCCGGCAGAAGCGCTCCCCCCCAATGTAAAAAGCCTCAATTACCTCAATAACATCATGGCAAAGATTGAAGCAAATTACAAGGGCGGCGACGAGGCAATCTTCTTTGACACCAACGGCTATGTCGCCGAAGGCTCCGGTGACAACATCTATGTGGTAAAAAACGGCGTCATCATCACCCCGCAGACGCTCAATAATCTCAGGGGAATTACCCGCATGGTGCTCATTGAAGCCGCAGAAGAGATGGGCATTACGGTGCTTGAGCAGAACCTGGGCTATTTTGATCTCTACTCGGCAGATGAAGTCATCGTCACCGGGTCTGCAGCAGAGGTTGCCCCGGTCACCAAAATCGACGGGCGTGAGATCGGCACCGGAAAGCCGGGCCCGATTGTCAAACAGCTGATGGCCGCATTCAAAACCAAAACCGAGACAGAGGGCACCCCTGTCTACTAA
- a CDS encoding glycosyltransferase family 2 protein, with protein sequence MQQIENQVVNKSTPTSTYPIHNKNLSAIIPAYNEALSIGSLVLQTKKYVDQIIVIDDGSKDKTADIARLAGATVIQLDKNQGKAQALMYGFELLKQTGCTAAVMFDGDGQHNPDDIPAVVDPVLRGEADLVIGSRYLGKESAIPAYRMLGQKTLGAFTNFGSQTKTTDSTSGFRALSSTAMENLDFKSDGYSIEFDMINHFASRNLQIAEVPIEVSYGNPNFHKKNAFTQGLGPLYDLIGTIGYKRPMVVFVFTGAFIAFFGVIAGYMVFPEQFPFILTMLSGITILLGFLLISSGLLLNSLVQIMKTYKK encoded by the coding sequence ATGCAGCAAATAGAGAATCAGGTCGTTAATAAGTCGACTCCAACCAGCACATATCCCATACATAATAAAAACCTGTCCGCAATTATTCCTGCGTATAATGAAGCATTGTCTATTGGCAGTCTTGTCCTGCAGACAAAGAAGTACGTTGATCAGATCATTGTGATTGATGACGGTTCAAAGGACAAAACAGCAGATATTGCAAGGCTCGCCGGTGCAACAGTAATCCAGCTCGACAAAAATCAGGGAAAGGCACAGGCCCTGATGTATGGTTTTGAACTGTTAAAGCAGACGGGATGCACAGCAGCAGTGATGTTCGACGGAGATGGGCAGCATAATCCTGACGACATTCCTGCCGTTGTAGATCCGGTCCTCAGAGGTGAGGCGGATCTTGTAATCGGTTCCCGTTACCTTGGAAAGGAATCCGCCATCCCTGCCTATCGAATGCTCGGGCAGAAAACACTGGGTGCATTCACAAATTTTGGATCACAGACAAAAACAACCGACTCGACATCAGGTTTCAGGGCATTGAGCAGTACCGCCATGGAGAATCTGGATTTCAAATCCGATGGCTACAGTATCGAATTTGATATGATCAACCACTTCGCCTCACGGAATTTGCAGATCGCCGAAGTCCCTATAGAGGTCTCCTATGGCAACCCGAACTTTCATAAGAAAAATGCATTTACGCAGGGTCTCGGACCCCTCTATGATCTCATCGGAACCATAGGATATAAGCGTCCCATGGTGGTTTTTGTATTCACAGGCGCATTCATTGCGTTCTTTGGAGTCATAGCAGGGTACATGGTCTTTCCTGAGCAATTCCCCTTCATCCTTACCATGCTAAGCGGTATAACGATACTTCTTGGATTCCTCCTCATATCATCGGGACTGCTGCTCAATTCACTCGTCCAGATTATGAAAACCTACAAAAAATGA
- a CDS encoding UDP-N-acetylglucosamine 2-epimerase: MKTVVIRIATHPEIISMPTTMQECEQEMNNDLIPHTGRHLSHERDRTFPEGSGLPEPPYNPDDSSGTPAEQIGRGRAGVETILMREHPDAVRVQGNTNNAPAGVHAASICHKYTVPMEPEGESDNLVHA, encoded by the coding sequence ATGAAGACGGTTGTAATCAGAATCGCCACCCATCCCGAAATCATAAGCATGCCAACCACAATGCAGGAATGTGAACAGGAAATGAATAATGACTTGATTCCCCATACGGGCCGGCACCTCTCCCACGAGAGGGACCGGACATTCCCTGAAGGATCCGGGTTGCCTGAACCACCATATAATCCCGATGATAGTTCCGGCACCCCTGCTGAGCAGATTGGGAGAGGCCGTGCTGGTGTTGAAACGATACTGATGAGAGAACATCCGGATGCTGTCAGGGTACAGGGCAATACAAACAATGCTCCTGCCGGAGTTCATGCAGCATCCATATGTCACAAATACACCGTACCAATGGAGCCGGAAGGGGAATCTGATAATCTGGTGCACGCATGA
- a CDS encoding glycosyltransferase family 4 protein produces MKVLCLCFWFYDYTIQFANALSRRCTVMLLIPDTVSQEYLNLIDEQIEVQQFEYYRSSSGGFFSIFPMIRTIIRQARAFNPDIIHYQAHNPVLCAILPFLRSYPQVATIHDVKPHPGEDSIFHRGAVPQKILLYYSRKYSDKIFVHGEYLKKEMMENYSVRGEIVHAIPMGEHEVEPFTRYWNEHLPEDAGTILFFGRIYAYKGLDCLIKAEPFITKEVPDAKIIIAGVGEDFSKYEKMMVNRERFIIHNYLIPYAEGAALFQRSSVVVLPYKEASQSGVITTAYGFGKPVIVTDVGSIPEMVDEGKTGFIVPPRDPEALAGAIVTLLKNNEQRKMMGENGLKKLKTDLSWETIVETAIFPVYEQALPKRVSG; encoded by the coding sequence ATGAAAGTACTATGCCTTTGTTTTTGGTTTTATGACTACACGATTCAGTTTGCCAATGCACTCTCCAGGCGATGCACCGTTATGCTCCTTATTCCCGACACCGTATCACAGGAATACCTGAACCTCATCGATGAACAGATAGAGGTACAGCAATTTGAATACTATAGATCCTCTTCGGGAGGGTTTTTTTCGATATTCCCCATGATACGTACGATTATCAGGCAGGCAAGGGCGTTCAATCCTGATATAATTCATTATCAGGCCCATAATCCGGTATTATGTGCGATACTGCCGTTTCTGAGGAGCTACCCCCAGGTGGCCACAATCCATGATGTAAAACCGCATCCGGGTGAAGACAGCATATTTCACAGAGGAGCTGTTCCGCAAAAGATCCTCCTGTATTACTCAAGAAAATACTCTGACAAGATCTTTGTTCACGGTGAATATTTGAAAAAAGAGATGATGGAGAATTATTCAGTCCGCGGTGAAATAGTGCACGCAATCCCAATGGGAGAGCATGAAGTCGAGCCATTTACACGATATTGGAATGAACATCTGCCGGAAGATGCCGGTACCATACTCTTCTTCGGCAGGATTTATGCGTATAAAGGACTGGATTGCTTAATTAAGGCAGAGCCGTTCATCACAAAAGAGGTGCCTGATGCAAAGATTATCATCGCCGGAGTGGGTGAAGATTTTTCAAAATATGAGAAGATGATGGTAAACCGGGAGAGGTTTATCATACACAATTATCTCATCCCCTATGCTGAAGGGGCAGCATTATTTCAGAGAAGCAGCGTAGTTGTCCTCCCCTATAAAGAAGCCTCGCAAAGTGGCGTCATTACCACAGCATATGGATTTGGAAAACCGGTGATAGTGACAGATGTTGGCAGTATTCCGGAAATGGTAGATGAAGGGAAAACCGGGTTTATCGTACCCCCCAGGGATCCGGAGGCTCTGGCCGGAGCGATCGTCACCCTGCTGAAGAACAATGAACAAAGAAAAATGATGGGAGAAAATGGCCTGAAAAAACTGAAAACCGATTTGTCATGGGAGACAATCGTAGAAACGGCGATTTTTCCGGTGTATGAACAAGCACTCCCAAAAAGAGTTAGTGGATAA
- a CDS encoding DUF2206 domain-containing protein, whose product MKVSDPLQMNDWEIIPFLKAVITIHLIFLGLICLDILGFSIPVIQPLSSILYLTFIPGILIIRILRLHNLGPIETLLYSVGLSIAALMLSGFFINMVYPFFGIQDPFSFIPLVITISAMTFILCILCYVRDKGHVVLHIINFCTEDYLPIFFLSLIPCMSVLGAYLMNVHHNNTLLMFMVVAIAIIALLIGFDKVIPAKFYPLAIFMLALSLLLHRSLISMNLWGWDIFHEYYIANLVIENAFWDSTIPFNTNAMLSIVFILPIYSSLCSMSPVWVLKIIYPFIFSFVPLGLYQAVQKQTNEKIAFFAMFFFISFFTFYSEMLSLARQQMAELFLVLTILIIIDKTMGRRQSLFLLVIFGASIIVSHYALTWVYLPSLIAAWILLLLMEQTGMQTIKQKIYSKIRKYGEHYPDNPYSPVQPRTITLPYVLFFVLFTVFWYTTFSGGSTLESILNIGENIATSFSEEFLNPDAAQGLGLIIKETTSPLNTISKSLHLMTIFFIVFGLLILIYKKHKFRFENEYMVFSWINLLICIGGVTLPFFASALNTTRLYQITLIFLAPFCIIGGIIVFKSILRPVYTGNPYVAISIFLVIFLAFNSGFVDEIATGESSSIALNPTYLAGTTDFALFNDREVSGAQWLYSVHNNSIYADATQQNLWRIYGDAQAGRLPEKTIEIGDDSYLYLGTYNIEKNQIRVLHTEQAFTYERYIDSRRILRNNHKIFANGGAEVYYG is encoded by the coding sequence ATGAAGGTATCAGATCCTCTTCAAATGAATGACTGGGAAATCATTCCGTTTCTAAAAGCAGTTATTACTATTCATCTCATCTTTCTTGGTTTAATATGCCTCGATATTTTAGGATTTTCAATTCCGGTCATACAACCGCTTAGCAGTATTCTGTACCTCACATTCATCCCCGGAATACTCATCATCAGAATTCTTAGGCTCCATAATCTTGGACCAATAGAAACACTGCTCTATTCAGTCGGATTGAGTATTGCAGCGCTGATGTTATCCGGGTTTTTTATAAACATGGTGTATCCGTTTTTCGGAATTCAGGACCCATTTTCGTTCATTCCTTTGGTTATCACAATAAGCGCAATGACATTTATCCTTTGTATTCTCTGCTATGTCAGGGATAAGGGCCATGTTGTTTTGCATATCATCAATTTCTGTACAGAAGATTATCTGCCCATATTTTTCTTATCTCTCATCCCCTGCATGTCGGTGCTGGGAGCGTATCTGATGAATGTTCATCACAATAACACTCTCCTGATGTTCATGGTCGTTGCAATCGCCATTATTGCCTTGTTAATCGGTTTTGATAAGGTCATCCCTGCAAAATTCTATCCTCTTGCAATATTTATGCTGGCACTCTCTCTTCTGCTCCACAGATCACTCATATCAATGAATCTGTGGGGATGGGATATCTTTCATGAATATTATATTGCCAATTTGGTGATAGAAAATGCATTCTGGGATTCAACGATTCCTTTCAATACCAATGCCATGCTCAGTATTGTATTTATTTTACCGATCTATTCGTCCCTATGCTCCATGAGCCCGGTCTGGGTACTGAAAATTATTTATCCCTTCATATTTTCTTTCGTCCCTCTGGGATTATATCAGGCAGTTCAAAAACAGACGAATGAGAAGATTGCATTCTTTGCAATGTTCTTTTTTATATCATTTTTTACATTTTATTCAGAGATGCTCTCACTGGCACGGCAGCAAATGGCAGAATTATTCCTTGTCCTGACAATTTTAATTATAATCGATAAAACGATGGGCAGAAGACAGAGCCTCTTTTTGCTGGTTATATTTGGTGCTTCAATAATTGTATCCCATTATGCACTGACATGGGTATATCTCCCCTCTCTCATCGCCGCATGGATACTGTTGCTCTTAATGGAACAAACAGGGATGCAGACAATTAAACAGAAGATTTATTCCAAAATCAGAAAATATGGAGAGCACTATCCCGACAATCCCTATTCACCAGTACAGCCCAGGACAATAACCCTGCCCTACGTCCTGTTCTTTGTACTATTTACGGTTTTTTGGTACACAACCTTTTCAGGTGGCTCCACACTTGAATCGATTTTGAATATTGGAGAGAATATCGCGACCAGCTTCTCGGAGGAATTTCTGAATCCTGATGCTGCACAGGGGCTGGGCCTCATAATAAAGGAAACCACATCGCCTTTGAACACCATTTCCAAATCTCTCCATTTGATGACAATCTTTTTTATTGTATTCGGACTTCTCATCCTCATCTATAAAAAACACAAATTCAGATTTGAGAACGAATACATGGTATTTTCCTGGATAAATCTACTGATATGCATTGGCGGTGTTACCCTCCCCTTCTTTGCCAGCGCACTTAATACAACCAGATTATATCAAATCACCCTCATTTTTCTGGCGCCGTTCTGTATAATCGGTGGGATAATAGTCTTTAAAAGTATATTGAGGCCTGTTTACACAGGAAATCCGTATGTGGCAATATCCATATTTTTAGTGATATTTCTGGCCTTCAATTCGGGATTCGTTGATGAAATTGCAACGGGCGAATCATCTTCAATAGCGCTGAATCCCACATACCTTGCAGGCACCACCGATTTTGCACTCTTCAATGACCGTGAAGTTTCTGGTGCTCAGTGGTTGTACAGTGTACATAACAATTCAATCTATGCTGATGCAACTCAGCAGAATTTATGGAGAATCTATGGAGATGCACAGGCAGGACGTCTGCCGGAGAAAACGATTGAAATCGGGGATGACTCGTACCTCTATTTAGGGACGTACAACATTGAGAAAAACCAAATTCGGGTCCTGCATACGGAACAGGCATTTACGTACGAAAGATATATTGATTCCCGGAGGATTCTCCGGAATAATCATAAAATTTTCGCCAACGGTGGTGCGGAAGTCTATTATGGGTGA